A genomic segment from Deltaproteobacteria bacterium encodes:
- the radC gene encoding DNA repair protein RadC yields MEIREPDYLKHRERLKSKFIDSGLDALLDYEALELLLSFSILRRDVKPLAKDLLREFGSIKGVMDAGLSALTGIKGITMHTAILIKLAKDIGALYLKDKAGEKIQISCTAELLNYCKMSFGGLQDERFCIISLNAQNRVIEMDIIQEGIVNQAIVYPRKVLECCLKRKASSIILVHNHPSGHVRPSEADIRLTKLIQDTAKVMDIAVHDHIIIGDNATFSFREEGIIF; encoded by the coding sequence ATGGAGATCAGGGAACCCGATTACCTTAAGCACCGCGAACGCCTGAAAAGTAAATTTATTGACTCCGGCCTGGACGCCCTGCTCGATTACGAAGCCTTGGAGTTGCTGTTGTCTTTCTCCATCCTGCGCAGGGATGTCAAGCCATTGGCCAAGGATCTGTTGAGGGAATTCGGCTCTATCAAGGGCGTCATGGACGCCGGGTTATCGGCGCTCACCGGGATAAAAGGCATCACCATGCACACGGCTATTTTGATAAAACTGGCCAAAGATATTGGCGCTCTTTATCTCAAAGACAAGGCCGGGGAAAAGATTCAAATAAGCTGTACCGCAGAACTGTTGAACTACTGCAAGATGTCCTTCGGCGGTCTTCAGGATGAGCGGTTTTGCATCATCAGCCTGAACGCCCAGAACCGCGTCATTGAGATGGATATTATTCAGGAGGGTATTGTTAACCAGGCCATTGTTTATCCGCGCAAAGTCCTGGAGTGCTGCCTCAAAAGAAAGGCCTCTTCCATCATCCTGGTCCACAACCACCCGTCGGGCCACGTCCGGCCGTCTGAGGCGGACATCAGATTAACCAAGCTGATTCAAGACACGGCAAAAGTAATGGATATCGCTGTCCATGACCACATTATCATCGGCGACAACGCGACATTCAGTTTTCGGGAAGAGGGAATAATCTTCTGA
- a CDS encoding integration host factor subunit beta, whose protein sequence is MNKSELIEELSKKENLTEKKAIDVVNLIFRGFADELKNGGRIEIRGFGSFVVRKYGAYTGRNPKTGDNIKVLPKKLPFFKVGKELKEMVDKRK, encoded by the coding sequence ATGAATAAATCAGAACTTATTGAAGAGTTGAGTAAAAAAGAAAATCTGACAGAAAAAAAAGCCATTGACGTTGTAAACCTGATATTTAGAGGCTTTGCAGATGAACTAAAGAATGGCGGCCGCATTGAAATTCGCGGCTTCGGAAGCTTTGTGGTGAGAAAATACGGCGCCTATACGGGCAGGAATCCGAAGACGGGCGATAATATCAAGGTTCTACCCAAGAAATTGCCTTTTTTCAAAGTGGGCAAAGAACTCAAAGAAATGGTTGACAAACGCAAGTAG
- a CDS encoding pseudouridine synthase, which yields MEERLQKVIAQAGLASRRDAEKMIVAGRVSINNQVVKQLGSKADIEKDEIRVDGMLIYAELEKVYVMLNKPSGYVTTLRDPQGRPIVSDLLPTDVVRVFPAGRLDYDSQGLLLLTNDGDLAQRLIHPRFRIPKVYHVKIKGRLSNSEFRALQAGIELDDGKFKPEDVQVVKVNEKSTRLSITLRSGKNRIIRRAFEALGHDVVELVRIRIGDLELGNLKTGAHRFLTKAETQKLFSFAK from the coding sequence GTGGAAGAAAGATTGCAGAAGGTCATCGCCCAAGCCGGATTGGCCTCGCGCCGCGACGCGGAAAAAATGATCGTCGCCGGGCGGGTCAGTATAAACAATCAGGTCGTTAAACAGTTGGGAAGCAAGGCGGATATTGAAAAAGATGAGATCCGTGTGGACGGGATGCTTATTTATGCAGAACTGGAAAAGGTATATGTCATGCTTAATAAGCCCAGCGGCTACGTGACAACCCTGCGTGACCCGCAAGGGAGGCCGATTGTGTCCGATCTTTTACCCACTGATGTGGTCAGGGTTTTCCCGGCCGGCCGACTCGATTATGATTCGCAGGGCTTGCTCTTGCTGACCAATGACGGCGATCTTGCCCAGCGGCTGATTCATCCCCGTTTCCGCATTCCCAAAGTTTATCATGTAAAAATTAAAGGCAGACTATCGAATTCTGAATTTCGTGCCTTGCAGGCCGGCATCGAATTGGACGATGGCAAATTCAAGCCTGAGGACGTGCAGGTGGTAAAGGTAAATGAAAAAAGCACACGGCTGTCAATTACCTTGCGATCGGGTAAAAATAGAATAATCAGAAGGGCTTTTGAAGCTCTTGGCCATGATGTTGTGGAGCTTGTACGCATCCGTATCGGCGACCTGGAACTGGGTAATTTGAAAACAGGCGCCCATCGCTTTTTAACAAAAGCAGAAACCCAAAAACTTTTTTCTTTTGCCAAATGA